The following proteins come from a genomic window of Geomonas sp. RF6:
- a CDS encoding nucleoside deaminase encodes MDYLKEAVAEARKGLAEGGVPIGSVLVHKGRLIGRGHNRRVQNGSAILHAEMDALENAGRLPAATYRECRLYTTLSPCSMCSGAILLYGIPHVVIGENTTFMGEEELLRSRGVTVEVINDRECMELMEHFVRERPELWNEDIGV; translated from the coding sequence ATGGACTACCTTAAGGAGGCGGTCGCAGAAGCCCGAAAGGGGCTTGCAGAGGGTGGCGTCCCCATAGGCTCCGTCCTTGTCCATAAGGGGAGGCTCATCGGTCGTGGACACAACCGGCGGGTGCAGAACGGGAGCGCCATCCTCCATGCGGAGATGGATGCACTGGAAAACGCCGGGCGCTTGCCGGCTGCCACATACCGGGAATGCCGACTCTACACGACCCTTTCCCCCTGTTCCATGTGCAGCGGCGCCATCCTGCTCTATGGAATCCCGCATGTTGTAATCGGCGAGAACACGACTTTTATGGGCGAAGAGGAATTGCTCAGATCCCGAGGAGTTACCGTCGAAGTGATTAATGACAGGGAATGCATGGAGTTGATGGAGCATTTTGTACGAGAGAGGCCCGAACTCTGGAATGAGGATATCGGCGTTTAG
- a CDS encoding EcsC family protein — MYSANEITVYEAKEVASIREWKELEPGVVGQALGMVAAPLSWLVQKVVPEKAIQGVLEAANWAGGQLADTGDILRDGEVSDIAELRCKSLELSDRLADTVHNWAIGMGTAEGAATGATGLPGMAVDIPAIITLALRTVHKIGLCYGFECRTEEDRQYVLGVLSASGANTMKDKIEALLTLRTIQEMVLKQTWKKMAEKAAGQQLSKEGAIIAIRNLAKQLGINLTKRKALQAIPVLGGGIGAAVNGSYINDVGWAARRLFQERWLVENGKIMEI, encoded by the coding sequence ATGTACTCCGCGAATGAAATCACAGTTTACGAAGCAAAGGAAGTCGCCTCCATAAGGGAATGGAAAGAGCTGGAACCGGGGGTGGTGGGGCAGGCTCTCGGCATGGTGGCGGCGCCGCTATCGTGGCTCGTTCAAAAGGTCGTCCCGGAAAAGGCGATTCAGGGGGTACTGGAGGCGGCAAACTGGGCGGGGGGGCAACTCGCCGACACCGGAGACATACTGCGTGACGGAGAGGTGAGCGACATCGCGGAGTTGCGCTGCAAGAGCCTCGAGCTCTCCGACAGGCTCGCCGACACGGTCCACAACTGGGCGATCGGAATGGGGACGGCGGAAGGGGCGGCGACCGGGGCGACCGGTCTACCGGGGATGGCGGTCGACATCCCGGCCATCATCACCCTCGCCCTGCGCACGGTGCACAAGATCGGGCTCTGTTATGGGTTTGAGTGCCGCACCGAAGAGGACAGGCAGTATGTACTGGGGGTGCTCTCCGCCTCGGGGGCCAACACCATGAAGGACAAGATCGAAGCACTTCTTACCCTGCGGACGATCCAGGAGATGGTCCTCAAGCAGACTTGGAAGAAGATGGCAGAAAAGGCCGCAGGGCAGCAGCTCTCCAAAGAAGGCGCCATCATTGCGATCCGTAACCTCGCCAAGCAGCTCGGGATAAATCTCACCAAACGCAAGGCGCTCCAGGCCATCCCGGTGCTCGGTGGCGGCATCGGTGCGGCGGTGAACGGCTCATACATAAACGACGTTGGGTGGGCGGCACGGCGGCTGTTCCAGGAGCGGTGGCTTGTGGAAAACGGCAAGATCATGGAGATCTAG
- a CDS encoding TetR/AcrR family transcriptional regulator produces MSTRDRIIETAIRLFNDKGTKPVTTNHIAAECGMSPGNLYYHFRNKEAIIRAIFEQMTQVSVQDYGAIAHRHDLGTVEGIAGTFAFIQQFNWRYRFFKRELTALVMADPLLGEQFRATNALMRCMIHDAIERALAAGQVKSLTEPEIDIFVDAVWTLALFWVNYLEIGGEEVTDATLARGNEVLMMIMKPYLKGEEDRAHLPSSA; encoded by the coding sequence ATGAGCACCCGCGACAGGATCATCGAGACGGCCATTCGTCTGTTCAACGACAAGGGGACCAAACCTGTCACCACGAACCACATAGCTGCGGAATGCGGAATGAGCCCCGGGAACCTCTACTACCACTTCCGGAACAAGGAGGCGATCATCCGTGCCATCTTCGAGCAGATGACCCAGGTGAGCGTGCAGGATTACGGTGCCATCGCCCACCGCCATGACCTGGGGACCGTGGAGGGTATCGCCGGCACCTTTGCCTTCATCCAGCAGTTCAACTGGCGCTACCGCTTCTTCAAGCGCGAGTTGACTGCCCTGGTGATGGCCGACCCGCTGCTGGGGGAACAGTTTCGCGCAACTAACGCCCTGATGCGTTGCATGATCCACGACGCCATCGAACGGGCGCTCGCGGCCGGGCAGGTGAAATCGCTGACGGAACCGGAGATAGACATATTTGTGGATGCGGTCTGGACCCTCGCGCTGTTCTGGGTGAATTACCTCGAGATCGGCGGGGAGGAGGTTACCGACGCGACCTTGGCGCGGGGGAACGAAGTGCTGATGATGATCATGAAGCCGTACTTAAAAGGGGAAGAGGATAGGGCGCATCTTCCTTCGAGTGCTTAG
- a CDS encoding B12-binding domain-containing radical SAM protein, translating into MKMLLIQPPSNDPLMDQVYLFEPLALEYVGAGLRQNGYTVRLLDCRLEPDYETVLREMRPDVVGLTGYTCHRTVMQTMAGRVKQLLPDAWVIVGGHHATVAPEDFNSAEIDVVVIGEGVFTLREVLRALAEKSALDAIPGLGIPRPEGMLFTPPRPYTDLNLLPMPDRSLTRQYRGRYFSEWFKPLASVRTSLGCTARCTFCALWKITGGRYLRRDPERVVAELLTVEEPNVFFCDDESMCDTTRMDRLADLIAAAGIRKNYFLYGRVDTIVNHPQLFAKWAKIGLVQVFVGMEDFSDARLAAMNKGTTTGQQRDAVRILRELGVMMYASYMVDPEYGAEDFAALKRHVRDMKHNYATFTIMTPLPGTELYERNKGRMLSHRPELFDMLHTLLPTRLTPQEFYAEVTTLYTSAVPLYRALPALMRFGLHGMWLRARLFGQFVEKMRRAHLDY; encoded by the coding sequence ATGAAAATGTTGCTCATCCAGCCCCCCAGCAACGATCCGCTCATGGATCAGGTCTATCTGTTCGAGCCGCTAGCCCTCGAATACGTGGGCGCCGGCCTTAGGCAGAATGGGTACACGGTGCGCCTGCTCGACTGCCGGCTCGAGCCGGATTACGAGACCGTGCTGCGCGAGATGCGCCCCGATGTGGTCGGCCTCACCGGCTATACCTGTCACCGCACAGTCATGCAGACCATGGCCGGGCGGGTAAAGCAACTTCTTCCCGATGCCTGGGTGATCGTCGGTGGCCACCACGCCACGGTGGCCCCGGAGGATTTCAACAGTGCGGAGATTGACGTTGTGGTCATTGGCGAGGGGGTCTTCACCCTGCGGGAAGTGCTGAGGGCACTCGCCGAGAAGAGCGCCCTGGACGCCATCCCCGGGCTCGGCATCCCCCGCCCGGAGGGGATGCTCTTTACCCCGCCGCGCCCCTACACCGACCTGAACCTCCTCCCCATGCCGGATCGCTCCCTCACCAGACAGTACCGAGGACGCTACTTCAGCGAATGGTTCAAACCACTCGCCTCGGTGCGCACCTCGCTCGGCTGCACGGCCCGCTGCACCTTCTGCGCCTTGTGGAAAATCACTGGCGGCAGGTACCTGCGCCGTGACCCGGAGCGGGTGGTGGCCGAACTTCTGACGGTCGAGGAACCGAACGTCTTTTTCTGCGACGACGAGTCGATGTGCGACACCACGCGGATGGACCGTCTGGCCGACCTCATCGCCGCGGCAGGTATCCGGAAGAACTATTTTCTGTACGGCCGGGTGGACACCATCGTCAACCATCCGCAGCTCTTCGCCAAATGGGCAAAGATCGGACTCGTTCAGGTATTCGTGGGGATGGAGGATTTCTCCGACGCCCGCCTTGCCGCCATGAACAAGGGAACCACCACCGGCCAGCAGAGGGACGCGGTGCGCATTCTACGGGAGTTGGGGGTGATGATGTACGCGTCGTACATGGTCGATCCAGAGTACGGCGCGGAGGACTTTGCAGCCCTCAAACGGCACGTGCGGGATATGAAGCACAACTACGCCACCTTCACGATCATGACGCCGCTCCCGGGAACGGAGCTGTACGAAAGGAACAAGGGCCGGATGCTTTCCCATAGGCCGGAGCTGTTCGACATGCTCCACACGCTTCTGCCCACCCGGCTGACGCCGCAGGAGTTTTATGCGGAGGTGACAACACTGTACACCTCGGCGGTACCGTTGTACCGCGCGCTGCCGGCGCTGATGCGCTTCGGCCTGCACGGTATGTGGCTGCGGGCAAGGCTCTTCGGCCAATTCGTGGAGAAAATGCGCCGCGCCCATCTCGACTATTAG
- the merB gene encoding organomercurial lyase — MNDFERHVRAYVIQTLRDTSVAPSAATIASALGSSEGDVCLALQRLADEHRLVLLPGTESVWMAHPFSAIPTDFLVRIGDRSWYANCVWDGLSILALMGDGVLETHSPATGEPMRFSVTEGRVEGEGLVHFLVPAKAFWEDIAFT; from the coding sequence ATGAACGACTTCGAACGCCACGTCCGAGCATACGTCATTCAGACGCTGCGCGACACCTCTGTTGCCCCTTCTGCCGCAACCATTGCTTCTGCTCTTGGGTCATCAGAAGGTGATGTCTGCCTGGCATTGCAGCGCCTGGCTGACGAGCACCGGCTTGTTCTACTTCCAGGCACAGAATCAGTGTGGATGGCGCATCCCTTCTCGGCCATACCGACTGATTTCCTTGTTCGCATTGGGGATAGGAGCTGGTACGCGAACTGCGTTTGGGACGGGCTTTCCATTCTTGCACTGATGGGGGACGGGGTACTGGAAACGCATTCTCCGGCAACAGGCGAGCCTATGCGATTCTCCGTCACGGAGGGCCGCGTGGAGGGAGAGGGTCTCGTTCACTTTCTCGTACCCGCAAAGGCGTTCTGGGAGGATATCGCCTTTACCTGA
- a CDS encoding tetratricopeptide repeat protein codes for MKISEARLTLYAFISAIETDLKNLIITQIIPLHNSTYFIPDSGLRDTSIKRFTKDHPGLDPESNLNDIVHYVDFQDTYKILLQNSQLKPDCVDKVKPLVEKLDHIVPIRNRVMHNRPLLHGDLGFVYGFLQDVSVEDVFSTSRLTLQQIETDPNYILSIDLPRFTAEDEIVYHNLPVPDFDETGFIGRKKDALEITKLLLGSTRVVSVIGEGGMGKSALMLKVAYDIADMGERCPFDMILWTTAKTTMLTPAGIVEIKDAIDNFPGLVRNLAGHIEDTNKSLTENIDLVLEVFKTFKTLLIIDNLETIINEDIKAFIREAQLHSKIAITSRVGLGELEYPRHLDGLSEAESVTLIREAAKMRNEEMLVRLNNSRLSEIAKHLHYNPLALKWFVNSVVAGKNPDEVVMNKDSLLEFCLSNVYDKMSNSAKLILNTILAARTPLTEAELAFYTEKSAVELKKAIISLIATSFVKRTVTKNSAGDELSYSITDFAREYLLKHNKLGKVFIAAITDKKNKLIGSSEQRKIAKKHSEFSVIAIEARTSTEIIASRYLQQALQLSRQQEYEPALDKVGEAKNLAPNYFEVYRVSGFIKSLSDDLLGAEEDFQIALEIQPDNARLNFYYSGFLLKSLGDSAKAFEYISKAYRDRPDANEVVIEYARNLVYQGTYDDGISALEKLIRSNPDLSVKTSQIVGTLLINAYRRYAEKEYVIKKDTGEAFKKLLKANDVFTLCTDMRVVDERMIDEFGNALFYMLTIIDEQGLSHLLTYAQQIYDKCKVLITKSSYHKAIAKALESL; via the coding sequence ATGAAGATTTCTGAAGCTAGGCTTACACTGTATGCATTCATTTCTGCCATCGAAACTGACCTCAAAAACTTAATTATAACACAAATCATTCCTCTCCATAACAGTACCTATTTTATACCAGATTCAGGTTTAAGAGATACATCTATAAAAAGGTTCACGAAGGATCACCCAGGTCTGGACCCAGAATCAAACCTGAATGACATCGTACATTACGTTGACTTTCAAGATACCTACAAGATTTTATTGCAAAACTCCCAGCTAAAACCTGACTGTGTCGATAAAGTAAAGCCCCTTGTAGAAAAACTTGATCACATAGTTCCAATTCGCAATAGAGTGATGCACAACAGGCCGCTATTGCACGGAGATTTAGGATTTGTTTACGGCTTCTTGCAGGACGTATCTGTGGAAGATGTTTTTTCCACATCTAGACTCACTCTTCAACAGATAGAGACAGATCCCAATTATATTTTATCTATAGACCTACCTCGCTTTACTGCTGAGGACGAGATTGTGTATCATAATCTCCCAGTGCCTGATTTCGATGAAACTGGGTTTATCGGGCGCAAAAAGGATGCCCTAGAGATAACTAAGCTATTACTTGGCTCCACTCGGGTAGTTAGTGTGATTGGTGAGGGCGGCATGGGAAAGTCAGCCCTTATGCTTAAAGTTGCATACGATATTGCAGATATGGGGGAGAGATGTCCATTTGACATGATCCTATGGACTACGGCTAAGACTACAATGTTAACACCTGCAGGAATAGTCGAGATCAAAGATGCAATAGATAACTTTCCTGGCTTGGTCCGAAATTTAGCTGGGCACATCGAAGATACAAACAAATCACTAACAGAAAATATTGACCTCGTTTTAGAGGTTTTTAAAACGTTCAAAACCTTGCTAATAATTGACAATTTAGAGACTATTATAAATGAAGATATTAAAGCTTTTATACGTGAGGCTCAGCTTCACTCAAAGATTGCAATCACGTCTCGTGTCGGATTAGGAGAGTTGGAGTACCCTCGACACCTAGATGGATTATCTGAAGCAGAGTCAGTTACACTCATAAGAGAAGCTGCTAAAATGAGAAATGAAGAGATGTTGGTCCGGTTGAACAACAGCAGACTTTCAGAAATTGCGAAACACCTCCACTACAATCCCTTGGCCTTGAAGTGGTTTGTAAATTCAGTCGTCGCAGGTAAAAACCCAGACGAAGTCGTAATGAACAAAGATTCCTTATTGGAGTTTTGCCTGTCCAATGTCTATGACAAGATGAGCAACAGCGCAAAGCTGATCTTAAACACCATTTTAGCTGCAAGGACACCGTTAACGGAAGCTGAACTGGCTTTTTATACAGAAAAATCAGCAGTTGAGCTAAAAAAAGCTATCATCAGTCTTATAGCAACTTCATTTGTAAAAAGAACAGTTACAAAGAATTCTGCTGGTGATGAACTTTCATATTCAATAACTGATTTTGCTAGAGAATACTTACTAAAACACAACAAGCTCGGTAAGGTTTTTATAGCAGCAATAACCGATAAAAAAAATAAGTTGATCGGCTCATCTGAGCAACGCAAGATTGCAAAAAAACATTCTGAATTTAGCGTAATAGCTATAGAAGCAAGGACTTCTACTGAAATAATAGCGTCCAGATACTTACAACAAGCTCTTCAACTTTCTAGGCAGCAGGAGTATGAACCTGCTTTGGATAAGGTAGGTGAAGCAAAGAATCTTGCTCCTAATTATTTTGAGGTTTACAGAGTTTCAGGATTTATTAAGTCGCTTTCTGACGATCTGCTTGGCGCCGAGGAGGATTTCCAAATAGCACTTGAGATACAACCTGACAATGCAAGGCTAAATTTTTATTATTCAGGATTTTTGCTCAAATCCCTAGGAGATTCAGCCAAGGCTTTTGAATATATATCAAAAGCCTATAGAGACCGTCCCGATGCCAATGAAGTGGTCATAGAATACGCCAGAAATCTTGTTTATCAAGGTACATATGATGATGGGATTTCTGCACTCGAAAAACTAATTAGATCAAATCCTGATTTGTCGGTGAAAACGTCTCAAATCGTCGGCACGCTGCTGATTAATGCCTACCGCCGCTATGCTGAGAAGGAGTATGTAATTAAAAAGGATACAGGCGAGGCGTTTAAAAAACTATTAAAGGCTAATGACGTATTCACCTTATGTACCGACATGCGAGTCGTTGATGAGAGGATGATTGATGAATTTGGAAACGCATTGTTTTACATGCTTACAATTATAGACGAACAGGGACTTTCCCATTTACTAACCTATGCTCAACAAATATATGATAAATGCAAAGTTTTGATTACCAAATCGAGCTATCATAAAGCAATTGCAAAGGCTTTGGAATCCTTATAG
- a CDS encoding rhodanese-like domain-containing protein, giving the protein MKRLIRLTVVVIVALIAFPMLAVAGSTAAAKSLVIDVRSEAEWKDGHLEGAVLIPYQRIADDIVRVAPDKGTKIGLYCRSGRRSDIALQTLKTLGYRDVVNYGGLNDAARKLNIPIVK; this is encoded by the coding sequence ATGAAGAGGCTGATAAGGCTGACCGTGGTTGTGATTGTGGCTCTCATTGCGTTTCCGATGCTGGCCGTCGCAGGCAGCACCGCAGCGGCTAAGTCGCTGGTGATAGATGTGCGCAGCGAGGCGGAATGGAAGGATGGGCATCTTGAGGGGGCCGTCCTCATCCCCTATCAGAGAATTGCAGACGATATTGTCCGTGTTGCGCCGGACAAGGGAACGAAGATCGGTCTATACTGCCGCAGCGGCAGGAGAAGCGATATCGCACTTCAAACTCTAAAGACGCTCGGTTACAGGGATGTCGTCAACTACGGCGGCCTCAATGATGCGGCACGTAAGCTCAACATTCCGATCGTGAAATGA